The following is a genomic window from Solea senegalensis isolate Sse05_10M unplaced genomic scaffold, IFAPA_SoseM_1 scf7180000013203, whole genome shotgun sequence.
TGTGAGAACACTCCCACAGTTCGGAAAACTTAGCCCTCATGAATGAAGCCCAAATGCAAAAGACTTAGAAGAACGTACTTGTTCGTAGAACTCATTGACGATCCCTTCTGTCCACTGCAGGTGCAGCTCCTTGCACTTCAGCGGCCCGTTGACATCAGCCAGCTTGATGCACATCTGACACACCAGCAAGCGGTCGTTCTCGTTGGTCCAATCAATTCCATTCACTCCTTCATCGCCCACCTGGAAGGACGCACACAGTCCAGTATGTATCACTCACTGCGTAGAATATCCTACGGGGCGGGCTAGCAGAAAAGACCATAGCTGCGTGGTGGAGGCGCGAGCGCTATGACGAcgagtgtgtgtgatggtttACCTTTGCATTAAACTCTGTGAGGAAGTCAAAGTGCTTTTTGAGGTCGGTGGCCAGGATGGCTTCGATGACCAGAAAGCGGAAGCGCTTGAACTCCACGTGTTCAAGGTTTGTGAGGAAGTTGTACTCGGGCCGAGACATGAAGAGGTTCCAAGCTGCAGCTGCATGATGGTTTTCCAAGACTGATCGATCATTGTATAGGAGAGCCTACGATGGCAGAGGAGTGAGTGAGGTTAACCtgcatgaatgttttttttcctggagaaGCCACAGGAGTTTAACAAGGCCTGAGcatgtttgtattattatttttgcatttacattCCAAATGCATCTTtattactataattattattattatattattacaattGTACGTCATAATACTATGCTATATAATCCATACATTTGAGTTTTAGCAAAGGATTGTAGAATAGTTTCATTGATAGTGAACAGATCTGAAATTCAGTTGTGCTGCTACTGTAGTTTGAGCTTATATCAGAGAACAAATGGGGTTTATTAACACGACAAATCATTTCATAACCAACATCAGATACTGTATCTTATCAGCTCAACATGTTGAAgtgatttgttattttcttgctGCCTTGGTCACTTAATGAACACCAAGCAGATTTCAAGCAGATTTCAAATACCTGGTCAGTTCATTAGATGGTTTTGCATTAGGTTGGAGGGTCTTTTTTTGGGAAATGATCATAAAATGATCAATAAAGTCTGAGCTTGCCTATTTACTCTTTGGTTGGCTGACTGGAGTTGCAGTAGTGGCAAAAGTTTTGAATCGAATTTGATAACAAACAATCGGGTCAATCAGCACTGTGTTTATTTACCTGTGGTGCACTGGTAGCTACTAAAAAGGCATTCGTCCTTCCAGGATGGTCGTAGTCGTGCATGGCAGCAGCTACATACAGAGCCATGAGCTCCAGGGCTGGGATGAGGCCACACAGGAAGCCATAGCCTTCTTCCTCCACTGGGTTCAACTTGGACACCAAGAAGCCTGTGGCACCGCGTCTAATGCCGTTCTCTGTGTCTGCGAGGACAGAAAGAACACAAACTAATCCTGAGCCAAGGAAAAGATGCGGTTGGGTTTtatggattttgttttgtgtcaaaataTTTTTGATGGAATCTAACAAATCTAAGGAAAGGTAGAGATTTAACTGGGCAGACTTAAGGCTCAGGTGTTTGATGCTGAAGTTTGGCCATGATTAAACTACTGTGTGTATAAAAACCCCTCACCAGTGTGTATCCCGTTCTCAGTCAGCAGGGTTGGCAGGCCTGGCACAGGCTGAGTGGTGAGGAACCAGACAGCGTGCAGCACGTCAGTGGCATGGATCCGATTGTGATCTGGAGagtgtaaaatatgtatatggTAATCCACAACACTGCAAGGCAGCATCAGGAGTAGTAAAACCTAGTGATATCTAATGgcgagactgcagagtgcaacagaCTGAAGACTCCTCTGCTCATCTCTCCCTTTACAATGTGCATCAGGGTCCATCCATTCGTCTAGTAAGATcccaataaaaaacaaaacaaaaagcatgtCCGTTTGCTGCTGAAGAAACACGTCGGTTTAAAATGGTGGCCTCTGAATAACAAGCCCATTATCTTATATAAAAACACTATGAAACCCAAATAGTTTTTATGTCAAAGCTATTATCTATTATACAAACATATGCAAGGGTGATATATTGACTTTATGTTATTAAACCCTTCAAattgtgacacactggacctttaaggagTTTAAGCGCTGATATTGACGGCAGTCCTGAAATTGCAATAATGATGTAAGAGAAGGATTTATTAGTTCAACTGAACAAGTGATATACAGTtataaatgaaaggaaaaaacattaggaaacataaaaacaagaagataATAATAGCGcgtgtaaaatgtaaacaagagAATGTGAATCGGGAAAATCCACATATGATGCAAAAATAGCACACTGAGCAgggtttttcctgttttcttagGAAGTCAACACGGCACGCTAtgaaaaactacacaacaaacaaagtgaTTCATATTTTGAAAGTGGGTACTacagctgcagttaaaaaaagaagtaatactacagctgtggttaaaaaaaagaagtaatttTACGTATAACGTACagattttgtaattaaaaaaggcaaaacaaaaaactactaCCAATAGTTCATGCCATGTTTAAATTACTTTAATAAGTAACACCAGgcttttaaagtgaaaacataTTAATAACACCTCAAACTACCTCTCATCTGGTCATggagattattttcatataaaaataCTAACATTTAAGCTTCAGGAAACTAGATATATCTGTAAAGCAGAGAGTGGACCTGTAAAGGAAAAGGTAGTGGTGTTGTTTCACTGATTGAGCAATACACCCACCTTGTGGCCGATAAATGTAATGCTGAATATCGACGACTATGACTATTTCAAACAATTTAATAAACCTGGGAGTGTTCTACTCACAGGGGATGTCCCTATATCCGTTCTCCAAAGCATGGAAGTAGTTCATGAACTCCTGCACTGGAATCCTGAAGATCCCAAACAGACCGGTGTCCTCAAAGAGCCTATAAGAAACCTGGAACACATgaggatgtacagtatattgtcaCCACTATTCATCGTCATGAGGTTTATATTACATACACCTTATGTGTCAATAATTGAAAACACTCTATGGCAGTCTTGGTTTTACTGATTACCTGACTGAGGATGCAGCCTGTCTTGCTGTGAGTTTTCTCCGCTAGACTGAAAATGGGAAAGTTCCAGTTGTTGACTTGACTCATCAGAGGCTCCAGCCCTGGTATCGCTGTATTGTCTTGGGCCAAGATCGGCGGCTTGTCCTATCAGGAAGAATCAGGATTTACAGAGGGAGTGGTCAGATAAAATAATGGCAAATGTGCagcttaaataaaatgaatgtcatAATTTTAGCTTCTGACATCATTCGACAACgtgattaaatgtgaatacacGGAGCAGCCTCCCCAATTTCGTTGTGTTTTTACGCTGCATGAcaaataaaggctattctacACCACAGGTATTAATCTGACTGCCATACTATTGTCTTAATGTGATAAATACTCAAATAGTGCTGTCCATGTGTCAGTGTACACTCGTTAAATTggcattttaatgtgtttacaagcacatttaaaaaaaaacccaaccttttaaaatgttctgATTTGCCCTAgataactgaaaaatgtcttgttgatgCCGCGTTAAAGCCAGTTTTTATCTGTTTAACcgtttaacacctaagcctcaaaatgtccctctggactttcatctttttaaccataaaagcgccagaaaatgtcctgtgagtaagtgcttttgcccatttttccagaattaccctcaatatctgacagttatttacaatttactgcctgttaaaatagtatattaacaatttaaaatgaagaaaaaatgtttttattgagaaaaaaacactaaagtTCATGtagtacatgaacaccagattaaatttgaacagtataaaacacatttaaagtaacaactctctcctctctcgtcagcttcctgcaacaggtctgtgatacgctcggtgttaaagggttaaatatacCGCGTATACGTATACCTCTGGTGATGGCAGGAGCGGATGGAGAACcacgccctctgctggataCTCCCTGCTCCCTTCTCTGGCTTCAGACAACTTCTTGCCactttctccctcctcttcgTTCTGTGCAAAgtcactgctgtcactgtggtTGGTCTCGTAGGTGCTGTCGTAGGTGCTGTCGTAGTCTGACGACGCCACCACGCGCTCATCTGTGGAAACGTTACACATTTTAGATTTGTGGATCTCACTGACATCAGCAACGGTCAGAATGTGTCCGTCTGTGTCGATCCGATTAATGTCTGGGAGCAAAACACAGTCGGTGGCAATTTTAAATCTCATAACTGACTATATTTGTCAGGGACAGACTAACAGACAGTATGGCAGATGATATACATGATGTAGTACTGCAATGGCTGCGTGTTTTACAGCTGAGGCAGATAGGAATGTGTAATCCTGAGTACTAGTTCAGAGCTTGAAGACTGTATCCAGCGGTTTACCTGGATGAGGTAGTCTGTCTCCTTTGTCAACAGACTCTACTCCGAGTTTTAGGCGGTTGTTGAACGGCCTGCCACAGCTGAgggagacacagcagagaaacactgacatgtACCAAACCCCTGACTTTCAGCAGGTTGACGGGATAAAGCGGTGTTTTGTAGAGTGTGCCTGGATGTGTTACCTGCCACAGAGTGACGGAGGCTGCCAGTGAGGCGTGGTGGAGCTTGGGGCGCTCTGGCTGTGAGTTAAGGCTCTGTGATGATTCTTGGGGGCCACAGAGACAGGGGCCTGCTCTGTTAGTGGCCCCGCTGGCTCAGGAATCTGCACTGAACACGTATTTGCTGTGGGACTGGAGACAGGTGTTCCCTGGACTGGAGGCGATGGGCACGGAGAGCCTGGAGGTGAAACGTTGGAAGGGGGGAAACCTGGAAAAAAGcatttttccagtttttaaaacaattaaaaaacaaaacagacctCCTTGATTGAGAATTGGCTTTGCACACACCTGGTCTTCCCAGTGGTTTGCTGTAGAGGTGGTTGAAGGTGACGGAGGCAGCACAGGAGGCGGACATAGAGCGGCTCTTTGAGATGGTCATCATCACTGAGTTGTTCCAGCATTCACTGTTTTCATGTAAGGAAATGAATCACTGTCTTGCTGCTCTGTCACAGTTACTGAGGGTGTGACTCAAACATTACCTGTCTGGGGTGTGTTTGATGCTGGCTGTACGGTCTCGGCGTAAAGGACCTGGTTCAATGGTGGGCAGGCCTGTAGCTGAGGTGGTTGTCGTCCATGTTGATGAAATTCTCCTCAGCAACCCTGGAGGCAGACTCCGCCTTATACGCTGTaatgcaaatacaaaaaaacagtgttgtaatgtacaaaattcacatatgtgtcagtcagtcatcatctaccgctttatcctcaaccagagggtcgccgggggtgccgtgccaatctcagctacatcgggcgataggcggggtacaccctggacagttcgccagtccatcgcagggccacacagaactagagacaaacaaccattcactctcacactcactcctatggtcaatttagagtgtccaatttacctattccccacattgcatgtttttggactgtgggaggaagccggagtacccggagagaacccacgcacacacggggagaacatgcaaactccaagcagaaaggcccttgttccaaccctgggcttgaacccgggtcttctcgctgcaaggcgagagtgctaaccactacaccactgtgtggacCCTCACATATGTGTACTTCACTTAATTTattatttctagcaacttttactttaactCCGCTACACTTCCTCTagctatctttgttactcgttactaccaaaaaaaaatcagaagaagagttggtaatggtctgtatttatatagagctgtTCTAGTCTtgttgagctgctttacactacagttttaccattcacatggggttaagtgccttgctcaaggacacatatagtgcagctgagccaggaattgaacccacaaccttccagctgAACGTCAACTCACCCTATcatgagctaccatggctcgaTCCTAACTCTTCTTTAATACTTTTACGTCACACAATTTGACACTTAagttcagtaaatgtcatgtagtTTAAGACTttaacttaagtaatattatacacaatgtgacttcaacttctaccaaagtcattttcaaaaagGTTTCCCAGATGTAAATGACAAAGTTAGTTATTGTACTTTTGGGCTGTACCAATTAATCATATTGTTTGCAGATGACGTTCTGCGATTACAACtttttgaggtttggaaaacaccGATCAAATTCATGGATCAAGAaaagtaattataataatggaAGAAGAAATTAAATTGAAGATTAATGGATAATATTATATATGATATTTAGTTGAAGCCCTGGGGTCATTGTACAATTGACAGAACCGCAGGCTGAAGAATTAGAGATGGGTATTGTATGTACGGTATGTTATAAAGAAGACAAATAGTCCAACCATTGGTGTTTGCTTTCTTTACATGTCTACATGGCTTTATATAGCCTGTGATGCAATGGAACAAACATCATTAATATTAATTGACAGTTCATGTGcagatttttaaatgaatccatCTCCACTGACATTTAATCGTCGTTCTCTTGATAATCCAAAGAAGACGTACTTGAGCAGTAGTATGTACATCTGACATTTGAGAGATTTAACTCTTAAGTGAACAAATTGACTCTTTTTCTGAAGCAATGGCTGTGGCtccatcaaaaaaaataaaaacactgaaatgaaaggattccatgtttgttgtttttgttctataGCATAATGGAAGACAGAATGTTAAACAGAAAGGAGAAATGTTCACTTCCCCTTGGGTGTCTTGCAGTGGAGTAAAGTTTGTTGTAAAGCGTCACACTAAACTCATTTGTCAGCTTGAATCTCCATAAACTTGCTATGATttttctctcaccctctctctctctcacacacacacacactctggtttccatgacttcagaggacattgcattgacttacattcattttctgacttCAGCCTAATTTACGTTAACGGGGACTACATTTTTGTCCACATAATGTGACGGTGTAAACAGATTTCGGTCCCTACAACATAAGGTAtatcaggtacacacacacacaaacggacATTTAACAAAGTAGAAGTAGAACACATAGAGCGGTGGAGGATCTAATTtcagaaacagcagaaaaaaagtcCATCTTTCTTCATCTGTTTACAATACAGTCGAGCATTGTTGCTATTCAATGCTTTGTGGTTTGCTTCTCCTACAGTGAAGGAAATCAAATCTCAGATCACAGAGAGAGGTGGTAATCAATCACCGTGAAGATCATGTCTGCCGAATCGGATTATTTTGTGGTAATGCAGTTTTAAGTGCAGACCTGAAACACTGTGCTGCATTATTATGCAACAATAAACTAGCtcacaaaaatagaaatagTCATGATGTTCACCGTGATGGATGACTGCACATTATGTCTGTTACTTTATTTCTATACTATAATGAATGGGATGAACCTGGTACTCGGCCCATGTCTAATCCAAATACTGAACGTACAGTAGAAGTAGTTCCGGCagtaatatgaaataaaatactgttAATCCATGCATCTGAAAGTGGTGGAATGTCTGGATGCTGCAATAAACTGGACAAATAGCCAGAGCAGCTTGATTTGAAAACTAGTAAGAGTCACAAAAAGGAACCTCGCAAGAAATGACTTCTGTGAGGCTCAGTAAAAGCTGCTATTTCTGTCCTTGCTTCAAAGCCACACAACAGAACTGAATAGATTGAGCCGCTTCACCAGGTTTAACCCGTCGCCTGTGTAGTTTATAATAATATCTCATGAAGGGCAGATTCCATACTTGTTTAACAAAGGAGAATGGGATAATACCTTTATACGTAACTGTCATCTCaaataaatctattttatttgtgttcattaccaaagtttttatttacaataatccCTTGAAATCTACGGGACCTCCTAGAGTCTGTCAATCGacttcatgtggccctccaaacaatatcaagttgtaacgagttaattttgcatcataaatatgttgtttttttattgtggatattgttacatattaaaataagcacttttattttgaaatgatccaatccaatccaactttatttgtaaagcacttcaaaacaaataaacagtggACCAAAGGGATGTACGGAATAATGAATTGAATAATGATTGAAAGtataaagacagaaaagctaCATATAAAAAAGGAATCAATACGGCATATTGATATATCATTTTGAGCTCACATCGTCCACCatgactgttgcttttcccaaaaaaagttggacgttttttttacttgactggccccagactgaccagacgagacactcagtggcccacaggtcatttgagtttgagacccctggtttagagCGAAACTTCTGCATTTGTTCGTTGTCTTTCCTTACTGGCTTTGTCTGCGAAACAGAGTGTGATCAtttgtctgaaaatgttaaagcacattttaaagaaaaacactgggATGCATTGGAATATGCTGAGTGCTTCATTTGGAGGGAACTCCAAAGCTCTGGAGGCCTGCATGGCTACAGATTTATGTATGCCAGATGCGTGGAGAAGGTCCACGCTGCACCCAGAGGACACCAAAAGAAATTCTAGGTTATCCATGGCTACTCCATGCACTTGTAATGTAGGCTAATGAAATAGGCTGCACTGCAAGGGAACGCAAAAGTATTAGGAGGAAACACATCGCTCTAGATATGTTTCCCACCCTGACCCTTGAAGGGTTCTGTAGAAATCAACAGGGAAGAGTTGAGAGcgctctctccatctctctctctcaggctgAAGACTTCACtggctttttctttctctctctataatTTAGCACAAACCTAGTAGAAGACAAAAGGACGAGCTGTGCTGGcacacacgtacgcacacatgcaggtggcagcagagcGTTTTGTGAACATACAGTCATAAACATATTGGTATTGTCAAGAGAAAGTCGAGCCGAATGCAACAGAGACGTAGCCGCGATGCACTTGCGACACATTCAGTGTTGATCAGGCCTTCACAGCATCAAATCGCACTGGAATATTTTGAAGTCACAATGTTTGCCTGGTACACAAAAGGACCgcagcacaaacgtgtgtgtgtgtgtgtgtgaaaggctACAACACACCTAACTTCTCTAATTTTAGAGAACATTTTACTTCTGCTGATTGCGAAGTTTGTGTCCTACTGTTAAGAGTCACTTAGTCAGTTTTACACTTTAATACATGTTGAGTTACTAAGCCCTTTGGATGCCAGAGGAGGCTCTGTGGAGCCTGACGGATTGTGTTGCTTGTGCGCTAAGACAGCGGTCTCTAGCGTTCGAGAAAAGTGGGTTTATATGAGCAGCTCTGTACGCTTAGTTTAAGCCGCTAACTTAAAGTACTTCCAAACCTGTGACAACCAGGCCGGTTTTATAAGGCAGGAAAGAGCGCTCAATCCTACCTGTAGTTTTCATATTGTATTCTGCACAGTGGAACATGGATAACTCTAAACCAAAAAATAAGCGTCCTCCAGAAAGACAAATGTTTACCTTTGGGATGGccactctgtctgtcttctcagGTCCCTCCTCAGAATcggagcaggtgtgtgtgtctgcagggacGCGAGGCCGATGGAGAGGCTGGAGGTTGATCTGCGTGCTGAGCAGGTTGTGGACGGCTTTCAGGGAGGTGCAGGTGTTGGGTGGCAGTGACGTGTCCGCCAGCAGGTCTGAGATCAAACCATGGGCCTCGCCCATCACCGCGATGTCTACCACCACGCTGGTGCCCGAAGACTAGACGGAAGAAGGTAAGAGAAGGAGTTCATGTGGGTTAAATATAAGTGACATCTCGGTGAGCAACCGTCGCGTTATACTGACGCGTGACTGAAGATGACGTGGTTATCTTTATGATAAGTGACATGAAACATCTTACGGTTGAAAATAAACCtccacatccacacatccaCCACTTCCAAAATAATACGGTCTCCTTGGTCTAACATAACTAAAGTTTTAGAGTCAGCAATTGCATTTTGtgaaaaagtgaatgaatgaatgaaaactttgttttttcacaaCTAGGCGACTCATTGTTTGGAGGCTCTTTTAACTTTTGGGATTGTATGTGAAATATATCAAAATCGGCATATTTCCTTATAATAGGTCTGGCAAAtaagtaaaagtgttttaatatgcTGCAAACCGTGGCAGTTTATTTGTAACTAATGTAGGTTAATGAGGCTACCAGGAAGTGTGAATTTAGAGATAacatgcagggttttttttttttaatcctgtgaCTGAGGGATTTGTGGAAGAGAAGGCACAATATCAGTTAAAAGTATATTTTCCTTGGATGACTACAGGCCTGTTAACAAAAATAAGGTATTGGAAACTGGAAAACTGGCATTTACAGCTGAGCAAGGCAGCAAGCAATGGACgacaacacacagcacatggATAGTGAACTATGACCACAAACGAATAGATTcaatgtgaaaaaagaaaaatgatatcGCTTGTCCCACTCTTGTCTATGACTGTAGTCTCAGTCATAAAAGACGAGCATGTTTAAAAGAATCGCAATGACAGTGACTGCTCCCTTAAAACTTAAAGCTT
Proteins encoded in this region:
- the pde3a gene encoding cGMP-inhibited 3',5'-cyclic phosphodiesterase A isoform X1, encoding MALESVSHRGSSRSAHEKYPRAALERNGYVRTCVSPLHQDAGSSQSWQRVAVTWTCRRVSSALCVASVPVILALLLRLVDWDAGSSSSSNSSSGNSSGSDSRLHFAAGCAVELLLTACHCVPPVFTLVCAFFWVGLYLIRCGILIRTAFFLLAVCNLGETAAQSLLRGAEEQQLLSLPATLVVLGCLGSGALLVVRPSQGVSILVLISVIRSVSLVSLSRVRASWRPYLAYLLGLLGVLLARYADRLLPASGISGTGCCGSVTGAKEEDIPVFKRRRRSSSIAASEMMALGHNNSKSHRRTSLPCIPRDQKMCQPEWNYKRILSRFQSSGTSVVVDIAVMGEAHGLISDLLADTSLPPNTCTSLKAVHNLLSTQINLQPLHRPRVPADTHTCSDSEEGPEKTDRVAIPKRIRRSLPPGLLRRISSTWTTTTSATGLPTIEPGPLRRDRTASIKHTPDSECWNNSVMMTISKSRSMSASCAASVTFNHLYSKPLGRPGFPPSNVSPPGSPCPSPPVQGTPVSSPTANTCSVQIPEPAGPLTEQAPVSVAPKNHHRALTHSQSAPSSTTPHWQPPSLCGSCGRPFNNRLKLGVESVDKGDRLPHPDERVVASSDYDSTYDSTYETNHSDSSDFAQNEEEGESGKKLSEAREGSREYPAEGVVLHPLLPSPEDKPPILAQDNTAIPGLEPLMSQVNNWNFPIFSLAEKTHSKTGCILSQVSYRLFEDTGLFGIFRIPVQEFMNYFHALENGYRDIPYHNRIHATDVLHAVWFLTTQPVPGLPTLLTENGIHTDTENGIRRGATGFLVSKLNPVEEEGYGFLCGLIPALELMALYVAAAMHDYDHPGRTNAFLVATSAPQALLYNDRSVLENHHAAAAWNLFMSRPEYNFLTNLEHVEFKRFRFLVIEAILATDLKKHFDFLTEFNAKVGDEGVNGIDWTNENDRLLVCQMCIKLADVNGPLKCKELHLQWTEGIVNEFYEQGDEEASLGLPISPFMDRSAPQLAKLQESFITHIVGPLCSSYDSAALMPGRWVEPPETQMKPEESKEEQDIEEEEEEEEEGEDTADEDVSTSSDTSQQQENEKVRRRKVFCQIMQHLLENHEMWKKVISEEEEGVQKDDPKCISSPTVPITAIHEEEEEQASKEEELTDGLDERKEVPALEEEEILPQLETPGEKEPE
- the pde3a gene encoding cGMP-inhibited 3',5'-cyclic phosphodiesterase A isoform X2, whose amino-acid sequence is MALESVSHRGSSRSAHEKYPRAALERNGYVRTCVSPLHQDAGSSQSWQRVAVTWTCRRVSSALCVASVPVILALLLRLVDWDAGSSSSSNSSSGNSSGSDSRLHFAAGCAVELLLTACHCVPPVFTLVCAFFWVGLYLIRCGILIRTAFFLLAVCNLGETAAQSLLRGAEEQQLLSLPATLVVLGCLGSGALLVVRPSQGVSILVLISVIRSVSLVSLSRVRASWRPYLAYLLGLLGVLLARYADRLLPASGISGTGCCGSVTGAKEEDIPVFKRRRRSSSIAASEMMALGHNNSKSHRRTSLPCIPRDQSSGTSVVVDIAVMGEAHGLISDLLADTSLPPNTCTSLKAVHNLLSTQINLQPLHRPRVPADTHTCSDSEEGPEKTDRVAIPKRIRRSLPPGLLRRISSTWTTTTSATGLPTIEPGPLRRDRTASIKHTPDSECWNNSVMMTISKSRSMSASCAASVTFNHLYSKPLGRPGFPPSNVSPPGSPCPSPPVQGTPVSSPTANTCSVQIPEPAGPLTEQAPVSVAPKNHHRALTHSQSAPSSTTPHWQPPSLCGSCGRPFNNRLKLGVESVDKGDRLPHPDERVVASSDYDSTYDSTYETNHSDSSDFAQNEEEGESGKKLSEAREGSREYPAEGVVLHPLLPSPEDKPPILAQDNTAIPGLEPLMSQVNNWNFPIFSLAEKTHSKTGCILSQVSYRLFEDTGLFGIFRIPVQEFMNYFHALENGYRDIPYHNRIHATDVLHAVWFLTTQPVPGLPTLLTENGIHTDTENGIRRGATGFLVSKLNPVEEEGYGFLCGLIPALELMALYVAAAMHDYDHPGRTNAFLVATSAPQALLYNDRSVLENHHAAAAWNLFMSRPEYNFLTNLEHVEFKRFRFLVIEAILATDLKKHFDFLTEFNAKVGDEGVNGIDWTNENDRLLVCQMCIKLADVNGPLKCKELHLQWTEGIVNEFYEQGDEEASLGLPISPFMDRSAPQLAKLQESFITHIVGPLCSSYDSAALMPGRWVEPPETQMKPEESKEEQDIEEEEEEEEEGEDTADEDVSTSSDTSQQQENEKVRRRKVFCQIMQHLLENHEMWKKVISEEEEGVQKDDPKCISSPTVPITAIHEEEEEQASKEEELTDGLDERKEVPALEEEEILPQLETPGEKEPE